The following nucleotide sequence is from Achromobacter spanius.
GTCTGACCACGTATTCGGAAGTCGAGGACACGCTGGCGCGGATCACCGAGCGCGTGGCCACGCCGGTCATCGTGGACGCCGACACGGGCTTTGGCAATGCGCTGAACACGCAGCGCACAGTGCGTGGCTTTGAACGCGCGGGCGCCGCGATGATCCAGTTGGAAGACCAGACCTTTCCCAAGCGTTGCGGCCATCTGGACGGCAAGACGGTGATACCCGCCGCCGAAATGTGCGGCAAGCTGCGCGCGGCGGTGGACGCGCGGCTTGATGCGTCCACGCTGATACTGGCGCGTACCGACGCGGTCGCCGTCGACGGGCTGGAAGCCGCGCTGGACCGCGCCGAATCCTATCTGGAAGCGGGCGCGGACGCGCTCTTCATCGAAGCGCTGCGCACGCCCGAACAGATGCAGGCGGCCTGCGCGCGCTTTGCCGCTCGCGTGCCGCTGCTGGCCAATATGGTGGAAGGCGGCAAGACGCCCGTGCAAAGCGCCGACGCCTTGACCGCGCTGGGCTTTCGCATCGTCATCTTTCCCGGCGGCACCGCGCGCGCCGTGGCGCACACCTTGCAGGGCTATTACGGCAGCCTGCGCCAACACGGCACCACCGCGCCGTGGCAACAGCAGATGCTGAATTTCGACGGCTTGAATACGGTGATCGGCACGCCGGAATTGCTGGCGCAAGGGCGGCGGTACGAGGGGTAGGCGCGGCAGGCGGGCGCGTGGGGCAAGCGTGTATCGCCGGGGTCTAACTCATGCCGGACCGCCGCCGCCTTGGGTCAACGCGGCTGGGCGCCTCGGTGGAGCTGCTGCTGCATCATTTGCTCCATCATCATCTGCTGCATGCCCATGTATTGATCCCGCATGTACTGACGTTCCCGGATCTGCTCGGGGCTCAGGTTCGAATAATTTCCCCGCATGGCATTCCACCCCATCTGCCCGCGTCCCCGGTGATGCGGCCCGCCGGCACCCATGGCCCCACAGCAACCCATGGCGCCGCTGCCCCAGAATTCGCCCATCATTCCCATCGTGGTCTGCATCAGCTCCTGATGCGTTTGAAGCAGTTTCCGACGTTCGTTCGGGTCAGTCGTCTTCTGTATCTGATTCATGGTTTGCTGCATTTTCTCCATGTTTTCCCTGACTTCGGCGGCTTTCTTGTCAAACTGCTGCGTGTCGCCGGCGGGCTGTTCAGCCGACTGAGCGGGAGAGGGCGGCGCGGTCTGCGCGACAGCGGCCGTCAAGGCGGGGGCCAGCACGGCGACGAATGCCAGTGCGGCCAGATTGCGGATGTTCATGGTCAATCTCCACGTGGTTGGCACCTTGGACTGCTAGGCAAATCAAGAGGATTTGCAGCGTCAGCGTAGATCCGCCAAGACAATGCGACTTGACCATAGTCAACATATTCCCGCTCAGGACGCAGACCGGCTGGTGTCCTGGTATTTGTGGACGGCCTCTTCAAGTGTCTGGAACAAACCGTCCGCGCCCAGGGTTTCGCCCAACGGGGATCGTCTTACCGTGGCCAGCACGCCAGGGCTTAGATTCGCCAGCCAAAGCTGAACACCGTCCCGCTTTAACCGGCGTTCCGCCTCGTTCATCATTTTCAGCGCGGTGTATTCGATATCGAAAACACTTCCCATATCCAGCACGACTACCCGCGGCCGTGTCGCGGTGATCAATTGGGTGATCTTCTGGCCGATATTGTCTGCATTCACAAAGAAGATGCGTCCCTCGGGCCGAAGCAGCAAGATGCCTTCAAGCGCCTCGTCGTCGGGATGGTCCGGGGACGCCGGACGGAACAGGTTCGTGTTCGGCTTACGCAGCAGCCGATGCAAGGGCGGGTTGGAAACCTGGTGGGCCAGCGCGACGAGCGACACGATGATGGCGACGAGTATCCCTTGCAGCGTGCCCAGCAGCACGACACCGGCAAGCGCCACCAAGGCCCAGACAAGCTCTGTGCGCCGCACCCTGGCAATCGCACGGAACTCGGCCGGGTCGAACAGCCCAACCGAGTACATGATGACCACCGCCGCCAGGGTGGCGTGCGGCATAGCGCCAATCAAAGGCGCCAGCAGCAGCATGACGCCCAGCGTAAGCCCGGCGGTGACGCACTCGGCGACCTGGGTGCGTGCGCCGGCGCGCCGATTCACGGCGGTTTGCGACGTCCCGCCGCCCGCCGGCATGGCGCCGAAGAGCGCGCCGCCCACATTCGAAAATCCCGTGGCCAACAATTCTCGATTGGCGTTCGGCAGGGCCTCGCCCGCTTTCGCAAAAGCGCGTCCGGCCGCGATCGTTTCGGTGAAACTCATCAACGCGATTCCCAGCGCCATGGGCCAAAGCTCGCCCACCAATGACGTATCCGGCAGCGTCAGCGACGGCAAGCCCGTGGGCACATGGCCCACTGTTTGCACGCCAAGATCGCTTAGTCCGAACAGGCTGGTTGCCGCGATGGCGATGGCGACCGTCACCAGCGGCGCTGGCGCGCGCGGCATGAATCGTTCCAGTACAAGGAGCAGGCCCAATGTGATCGCGCCGACGGCGGCTGTGGCGATCGACAGCTGTGTAAAGCCATGAAAAATTGACAGCACGTTCGACAGAAACGGCCCCTTGGGAAAGTGCAGCCCAAGCAGCTTCGGTATTTGATCGACCACGATCACGATGGCGATGCCCGCCTTGAAGCCGACCAATACCGGTTCGGAAATAAAGCTGGCCAAGTAGCCAAGCCGCAACAGAGACGCCGCTATCAGCACGATGCCAACCAGCAGCGCCAGCGTTGCCGTGGCAACCAGCAGTTGCGTGGCGTCGCCGCCTGGCACGGCGCGATCCAGGGCTGTCGCGGTAAGGATGGCCAGTGTGGTCGTGGTGCTGACGCTAAGCGGCCGGGATGTGCCGAGGAAGGCGTAAACAAGCATCGGCACGAACGCGGTGTAGAGCCCCACCTGAACCGGTAGCCCCGCTACGGCGGCATAGGCAAGCGCTTTCGGAATGACGACGGCGGCGGTCGTCAGGCCGGCTGTGACGTCATCCTTTATCCACGGCTTTTGGTACTGGCATAGCCAGTCAGGCAGCGCAACGCGTTGCCGGCGAACAGATTTTTCCGGCGGTTCGTCTTCCATGGGCGGGCCTCTTTGGCACGACGCATTGGCTGGAATTGATTGTGAACCTGGACGGCGCATGGCGTCCATGATGATTCCGGCGAAATGCCGTAAGAAAGGCGCTCAACGATCGACGCCTAACGCCCAACGCCCAACGCTTGACCATCAACGCGCCGTGCGCTGATGCGGCACCAGCGGCGGCACGGGCTGGTTGGCGATCTCATCCCAGAACCCGGGCAAAAAGCACTCGGCCACCAATAGCGGCTGACCCTGGCGCCAGAAGACGGATCGGCGCGCCCAGACCCGGGCGGCGTCCTGCTCCCGACGATCCGCCGACAAGGCCCCGCGCGCCGTGGCGTGGAAAGGCACGGGTGACGCCAGGCGGCGGCAGGCAAAGGGCGAGCGGATGACGGTGCTGTCGTGATACAGCATGTCGGCAAGCGGCCGGGTCAAGAGCCGGCGCATGCCTTGCCAGGCGCCGTGCGAGGCGCGCAGCGGCGTCAGGCTGCGGGCGGGCACGCTGTCCACGCCGTTTACCGACATCAGCACTTCGCGGATCCACACGGGCGAGCCGGGCGCGATGCCCATGGCGCGCGCTTCGTCGGGCGGCGCGCCGTCGGCGTATTCGGCCAGCACGCGCAGGCGTACCTGGCCCACCTGGCGCAAGCCGGCGGTGAGCGCGCCAGGGCGGAACAGCCAGTGGCGCATGGCGGGGGGCAGGACGGGCGGCGCGACGGCCAGCCAGCCGGGGGCAAGCGGGGGGTGATGGGCTGCGGGTTTCATCATGGCTGCGTATTATGCCAAGCTCGGCGCGCGGCCCGCCTGCGTCGCAATGCCGCAGGCAGGTGGCAAGGGCAAGCGGAATGGCAGAGCGGCGCGGGCGGCGGGCGGCCCGCCAACGCATACAATACCGCCCATGGAAAAAGTACGTATCTCCAAGCTCATGTCCGAGCGCGGACTCTGCTCGCGCCGCGAGGCC
It contains:
- a CDS encoding isocitrate lyase/PEP mutase family protein, with translation MKHALKTQLATGAVLAPGIYDALSALIAEQAGFDALYLSGASIAYTRLGRSDIGLTTYSEVEDTLARITERVATPVIVDADTGFGNALNTQRTVRGFERAGAAMIQLEDQTFPKRCGHLDGKTVIPAAEMCGKLRAAVDARLDASTLILARTDAVAVDGLEAALDRAESYLEAGADALFIEALRTPEQMQAACARFAARVPLLANMVEGGKTPVQSADALTALGFRIVIFPGGTARAVAHTLQGYYGSLRQHGTTAPWQQQMLNFDGLNTVIGTPELLAQGRRYEG
- a CDS encoding SulP family inorganic anion transporter translates to MEDEPPEKSVRRQRVALPDWLCQYQKPWIKDDVTAGLTTAAVVIPKALAYAAVAGLPVQVGLYTAFVPMLVYAFLGTSRPLSVSTTTTLAILTATALDRAVPGGDATQLLVATATLALLVGIVLIAASLLRLGYLASFISEPVLVGFKAGIAIVIVVDQIPKLLGLHFPKGPFLSNVLSIFHGFTQLSIATAAVGAITLGLLLVLERFMPRAPAPLVTVAIAIAATSLFGLSDLGVQTVGHVPTGLPSLTLPDTSLVGELWPMALGIALMSFTETIAAGRAFAKAGEALPNANRELLATGFSNVGGALFGAMPAGGGTSQTAVNRRAGARTQVAECVTAGLTLGVMLLLAPLIGAMPHATLAAVVIMYSVGLFDPAEFRAIARVRRTELVWALVALAGVVLLGTLQGILVAIIVSLVALAHQVSNPPLHRLLRKPNTNLFRPASPDHPDDEALEGILLLRPEGRIFFVNADNIGQKITQLITATRPRVVVLDMGSVFDIEYTALKMMNEAERRLKRDGVQLWLANLSPGVLATVRRSPLGETLGADGLFQTLEEAVHKYQDTSRSAS
- a CDS encoding chorismate--pyruvate lyase family protein, which codes for MMKPAAHHPPLAPGWLAVAPPVLPPAMRHWLFRPGALTAGLRQVGQVRLRVLAEYADGAPPDEARAMGIAPGSPVWIREVLMSVNGVDSVPARSLTPLRASHGAWQGMRRLLTRPLADMLYHDSTVIRSPFACRRLASPVPFHATARGALSADRREQDAARVWARRSVFWRQGQPLLVAECFLPGFWDEIANQPVPPLVPHQRTAR